The Cataglyphis hispanica isolate Lineage 1 chromosome 5, ULB_Chis1_1.0, whole genome shotgun sequence genome has a segment encoding these proteins:
- the LOC126850010 gene encoding TBC1 domain family member 20 isoform X1 produces MDAGNKEVQSATDASTPIENHNSNKIRRRNVPVELANYGIKEDNLYDRVPLVILPDSTKAWYNGTAPRIPDVTDAATSGKQQNGVVLSHEDDHESNGNASMDPLINRERTKISVIRGSIANPDLTLGELRLLGCSSEGFVNDDIRRVLWPKLLRLVQEEFTSVDGLETVHTCIPNEVYQQILKDVARSGSHISQNATEEETESFQEQLTQLMCWVLHRHSELNYYQGYNDVAATVLLVMGLQAGLYVLESITLEFLERFMEKTMEKVNQELFYIFALLERVHPTLLEHLENVELFPHFALAEYTTWYAHKYAENRILLHRLFDYFLGSPPLMPLYLSTVIVAHRATEIFNTTPDMGHTHKILCSLPDNLPFESLLVEAKDLYQKYPPESISNDVKDYDHKRKIKEQEWKAKAEAGRQERERQRKLNIVQSTPRISYRIRSYKTITVVTILALGIYAFIRSSTGLN; encoded by the exons ATGGATGCCGGGAACAAAGAGGTGCAATCCGCGACAGATGCATCAACGCCGATCGAAAATCACAATAGCAACAAAATTCGCAGGAGAAATGTACCGGTTGAATTGGCGAATTACGGGATCAAGGAGGATAATTTGTACGATCGTGTGCCACTCGTGATTCTGCCCGACTCCACGAAAGCGTGGTACAATGGTACCGCACCGCGGATACCTGATGTCACCGATGCGGCCACGTCGGGTAAACAGCAGAATGGAGTAGTGCTGAGTCACGAAGATGATCACGAATCAAATGGCAATGCTTCGATGGATCCTCTTATCAATCGCGAACGGACGAAGATAAGCGTTATTCGCGGTAGCATTGCCAATCCGGATTTAACTCTAGGAGAGCTAAGACTACTTGGTTGCAGTAGCGAAGGCTTCGTTAATG ATGATATACGAAGGGTACTGTGGCCAAAACTTTTGAGACTAGTACAAGAGGAGTTTACATCTGTTGATGGATTGGAGACTGTACATACTTGTATACCGAATGAGGTTTATCAACAGATATTGAAGGATGTAGCACGTAGTGGCAGTCATATTTCACAGAATGCAACAGAAGAGGAAACAGAAAGTTTCCAAGAACAATTGACGCAGCTTATGTGCTGGGTACTTCATAGGCATTCCGAATTAAA TTACTACCAGGGATACAATGATGTAGCAGCAACTGTGTTACTTGTGATGGGATTACAAGCAGGCTTGTATGTGCTTGAAAGTATAACGTTAGAGTTCCTGGAaagatttatggaaaaaaCTATGGAAAAAGTAAATCAAGagttattctatatatttgcattactGGAACGAGTTCACCCAACACTTCTGGAACATTTGGAGAA tGTAGAACTGTTCCCACACTTTGCTTTGGCTGAATACACAACATGGTATGCACACAAATATGCAGAAAATAGGATATTATTACAtagattatttgattatttcttgGGCAGTCCTCCACTCATGCCTCTCTATCTAAGTACAGTAATTGTTGCACATAGAGCTACTGAAATTTTCAACACTACACCTGACATGGGGCACACACATAAGATATTATGTTCg ttaccTGATAACTTGCCATTTGAATCACTCTTAGTAGAAGCAAaggatttatatcaaaaatatcctCCTGAATCTATCAGTAATGATGTCAAAGATTATGatcataagagaaaaattaaagaacaaGAATGGAAAGCAAAGGCAGAAGCAGGCcgtcaagagagagaaagacaacgaaaattaaacattgttcAGTCAACACCAAGAATATCTTATCGCATCAGAAGTTACAAAACTATCACTGTTGTGACTATTTTAGCTTTGGGAATATATGCCTTTATAAGATCTTCGACAGGGCTTAACTGA
- the LOC126850010 gene encoding TBC1 domain family member 20 isoform X2, whose product MDAGNKEVQSATDASTPIENHNSNKIRRRNVPVELANYGIKEDNLYDRVPLVILPDSTKAWYNGTAPRIPDVTDAATSGKQQNGVVLSHEDDHESNGNASMDPLINRERTKISVIRGSIANPDLTLGELRLLGCSSEGFVNGTWSRVLWPKLLRLVQEEFTSVDGLETVHTCIPNEVYQQILKDVARSGSHISQNATEEETESFQEQLTQLMCWVLHRHSELNYYQGYNDVAATVLLVMGLQAGLYVLESITLEFLERFMEKTMEKVNQELFYIFALLERVHPTLLEHLENVELFPHFALAEYTTWYAHKYAENRILLHRLFDYFLGSPPLMPLYLSTVIVAHRATEIFNTTPDMGHTHKILCSLPDNLPFESLLVEAKDLYQKYPPESISNDVKDYDHKRKIKEQEWKAKAEAGRQERERQRKLNIVQSTPRISYRIRSYKTITVVTILALGIYAFIRSSTGLN is encoded by the exons ATGGATGCCGGGAACAAAGAGGTGCAATCCGCGACAGATGCATCAACGCCGATCGAAAATCACAATAGCAACAAAATTCGCAGGAGAAATGTACCGGTTGAATTGGCGAATTACGGGATCAAGGAGGATAATTTGTACGATCGTGTGCCACTCGTGATTCTGCCCGACTCCACGAAAGCGTGGTACAATGGTACCGCACCGCGGATACCTGATGTCACCGATGCGGCCACGTCGGGTAAACAGCAGAATGGAGTAGTGCTGAGTCACGAAGATGATCACGAATCAAATGGCAATGCTTCGATGGATCCTCTTATCAATCGCGAACGGACGAAGATAAGCGTTATTCGCGGTAGCATTGCCAATCCGGATTTAACTCTAGGAGAGCTAAGACTACTTGGTTGCAGTAGCGAAGGCTTCGTTAATGGTACTTGGTCAAG GGTACTGTGGCCAAAACTTTTGAGACTAGTACAAGAGGAGTTTACATCTGTTGATGGATTGGAGACTGTACATACTTGTATACCGAATGAGGTTTATCAACAGATATTGAAGGATGTAGCACGTAGTGGCAGTCATATTTCACAGAATGCAACAGAAGAGGAAACAGAAAGTTTCCAAGAACAATTGACGCAGCTTATGTGCTGGGTACTTCATAGGCATTCCGAATTAAA TTACTACCAGGGATACAATGATGTAGCAGCAACTGTGTTACTTGTGATGGGATTACAAGCAGGCTTGTATGTGCTTGAAAGTATAACGTTAGAGTTCCTGGAaagatttatggaaaaaaCTATGGAAAAAGTAAATCAAGagttattctatatatttgcattactGGAACGAGTTCACCCAACACTTCTGGAACATTTGGAGAA tGTAGAACTGTTCCCACACTTTGCTTTGGCTGAATACACAACATGGTATGCACACAAATATGCAGAAAATAGGATATTATTACAtagattatttgattatttcttgGGCAGTCCTCCACTCATGCCTCTCTATCTAAGTACAGTAATTGTTGCACATAGAGCTACTGAAATTTTCAACACTACACCTGACATGGGGCACACACATAAGATATTATGTTCg ttaccTGATAACTTGCCATTTGAATCACTCTTAGTAGAAGCAAaggatttatatcaaaaatatcctCCTGAATCTATCAGTAATGATGTCAAAGATTATGatcataagagaaaaattaaagaacaaGAATGGAAAGCAAAGGCAGAAGCAGGCcgtcaagagagagaaagacaacgaaaattaaacattgttcAGTCAACACCAAGAATATCTTATCGCATCAGAAGTTACAAAACTATCACTGTTGTGACTATTTTAGCTTTGGGAATATATGCCTTTATAAGATCTTCGACAGGGCTTAACTGA
- the LOC126850019 gene encoding phospholipase A2 group XV-like, giving the protein MRLAVLLNTIIVLLLSVQSVRLWHVKAKQISPVILVPGDGGSQIEAKINKTSVVHYICEKVSNNYFSLWLNMELLVPVVIDCFIDNLKLNYDNVTRITSNQPGVDIRVPGWGNPFVVEYIDPSKASPGSYFSNIGNMLVNNMGYVRNVSLRGAPYDFRKGPNESEEFFAKLKTLVEETYAINNNTPVTLLAHSMGGPMTLIMLQRQSQKWKDKYINSFITLSAVWAGSVKAIKVFAIGDDLGAYFLRESVLRSEQITSPSLGWLLPSKLFWKETEILVQSDLKNYTLNNLQQYFIDIGIPNAWEFRKDNEKYQLDFTAPGVEVHCLYGSKVQTVEKLYYKPGTAIDGYPQLIFGDGDGTVNIRSLEACTYWQKLQKQKIYNQGFPKVDHTDILKNPDILAYIATVLKV; this is encoded by the exons ATGCGCCTGGCGGTTCTTCTAAACACGATAATCGTTCTTTTGCTCTCTGTGCAATCAGTGAGACTCTGGCACGTTAAAGCGAAACAAATATCACCCGTTATTTTAG ttCCAGGTGATGGCGGTAGTCAGATCGAAGCAAAGATTAACAAAACATCAGTGGTACATTATATCTGCGAGAAAGTATCCAACAATTATTTTAGCCTATGGCTAAATATGGAACTACTCGTACCTGTTGTGATTGATTGCTtt attgATAACTTAAAGCTTAATTATGACAATGTGACAAGAATTACAAGTAATCAGCCTGGAGTGGATATAAGGGTACCTGGATGGGGCAATCCATTTGTAGTCGAATATATAGACCCCAGTAAAGCTTCACCAGGCTCATATTTCagtaatattggaaatatgtTGGTGAACAATATGGGATATGTCAGAAATGTATCATTGCGTGGTGCGCCTTATGATTTCAGAAAAGGCCCTA ATGAAAGTGAAGAATTCTTTGCCAAGTTGAAAACTCTGGTTGAAGAAacatatgcaataaataataatacaccaGTAACACTATTGGCTCACAGCATGGGTGGACCTATGACTCTTATAATGTTACAACGTCAAAGTCAGAAATGGAaggataaatacataaattcctTCATCACTCTTAGCGCTGTATGGGCAGGATCTGTCAAAGCTATCAAAGTATTTGCCATTG gAGACGACTTGGGTGCATATTTTCTTCGTGAAAGTGTATTAAGAAGTGAACAGATAACAAGTCCAAGTTTAGGATGGTTACTaccttcaaaattattttggaaaGAAACAGAAATTTTGGTACAATCggatttaaagaattatacattgaataatttacaaCAATATTTCAT AGATATAGGCATTCCTAACGCTTGGGAATTCAGAAAAGACAATGAGAAATATCAGTTAGATTTTACAGCACCAGGTGTCGAAGTACATTGCTTATACGGCAGTAAAGTGCAAACTGTGGAAAA GTTGTATTATAAACCAGGCACAGCTATAGATGGCTATCCTCAATTAATATTTGGAGATGGAGATGGAACTGTAAATATAAGGAGTTTGGAAGCATGTACATATTGGCAAAAATtacagaaacaaaaaatttataatcaaggTTTTCCTAAAGTAGATCACACTGACATCTTAAAAAATCCTGATATTTTAGCATACATCGCGACAGTTTTAAAAGTATAA
- the LOC126850070 gene encoding uncharacterized protein LOC126850070 isoform X1, whose protein sequence is MADIKQDHKSEDVDSYGMSNSADPKNMQELTQYVSPHTRNDDDNKASGDASRQVVDATLTPLQVQTLLQNMQDKFQTMSDQIIGRIDEMGNRIDDLEKNIADLMTQAGVEGGDK, encoded by the exons ATGGCCGACATCAAGCAGGATCACAAGAGCGAGGATGTCGACAGTTACGGGATGAGTAATAGCGCCGATCCGAAGAACATGCAGGAATTGACGCAATACGTGAGTCCGCATACACGGAATGATGATGATAACAAAGCATCCGGAGACGCGTCGCGACAGGTCGTTGACGCTACGTTGACTCCTTTGCAGGTGCAAACGCTGCTGCAGAATATGCAGGACAAATTTCAAACGATGTCCGACCAGATCATAGGAAGAA TAGATGAGATGGGCAATAGAATAGATGACTTGGAAAAGAATATTGCAGATCTAATGACACAAGCAGGAGTCGAAGGTGGTgataaataa
- the LOC126850070 gene encoding heat shock factor-binding protein 1 isoform X2, which produces MADIKQDHKSEDVDSYGMSNSADPKNMQELTQYVQTLLQNMQDKFQTMSDQIIGRIDEMGNRIDDLEKNIADLMTQAGVEGGDK; this is translated from the exons ATGGCCGACATCAAGCAGGATCACAAGAGCGAGGATGTCGACAGTTACGGGATGAGTAATAGCGCCGATCCGAAGAACATGCAGGAATTGACGCAATAC GTGCAAACGCTGCTGCAGAATATGCAGGACAAATTTCAAACGATGTCCGACCAGATCATAGGAAGAA TAGATGAGATGGGCAATAGAATAGATGACTTGGAAAAGAATATTGCAGATCTAATGACACAAGCAGGAGTCGAAGGTGGTgataaataa
- the LOC126850031 gene encoding CBY1-interacting BAR domain-containing protein 1-A isoform X3, protein MLRTRSQSSVYEQEAKFVQDRITGVEKHFAELCTIFAAFARKTARLRDKSDELAKKIQTYADSEIINRSLSAGLANFSATLSVIGDYRDAEVQRLDAKIIAPLSQYATICKHARDDVKSTFAARDRELTRRRHLDKVRERNPRNHQMISQAKSELMKASVEVSRVVKGLEEQIDSFERRKLHDLKSILLDFVTIELSFHTKALELLTKAYQDIASIDEIKDLEDFQIARGEMNGEFRETMRVPDSVARLDTVNRTSFRQAYSLTNLANRFASSPMASQKSSNREAESVDSVQTGFTNSSESVQVEEYANSTEETESESIREKPVRTRHKSM, encoded by the exons atgcttcgaACACGGTCCCAGAGCAGCGTGTA TGAACAGGAAGCGAAATTTGTGCAAGATCGCATAACGGGCGTGGAAAAACACTTTGCCGAGTTATGCACAATATTTGCGGCATTCGCTAGAAAAACGGCCAG gtTGCGCGATAAAAGTGATGAACTggctaaaaaaattcaaacttaCGCCGATTCGGAAATTATAAATCGATCTCTTAGCGCCGGACTCGCAAATTTTTCAGCCACATTATCGGTTATCGGCGATTATAG agatGCAGAAGTACAAAGATTAGATGCCAAGATAATTGCACCTCTCTCGCAGTACGCGACAATTTGCAAACATGCTCGTGATGACGTTAAAAGTACCTTTGCAGCACGTGATAGAGAACTCACCAGACGAAGACATTTGGACAAAGTCCGAGAAAGAAATCCCAGGAATCACCAAATGATA tCGCAAGCCAAATCGGAGCTGATGAAAGCATCTGTTGAAGTATCCCGAGTAGTAAAAGGATTGGAAGAGCAAATCGATTCGTTCGAACGACGAAAATTACATGATTTGAAATCCATACTTTTAGACTTTGTCACCATCGAATTGAGCTTTCATACAAAGGCCCTCGAGCTTTTAACTAAAGCTTATCAAGACATCGCGTCTATAGATGAGATAAAAGATCTTGAG GACTTTCAAATCGCGAGAGGAGAAATGAATGGG GAATTTAGAGAGACAATGCGCGTCCCCGATTCCGTTGCAAGATTAGACACAGTGAATAGAACTTCATTTCGACAGGCTTATTCATTAACGAATTTAGCCAACCGATTCGCATCCTCTCCCATGGCATCGCAGAAATCAAGTAATCGAGAAGCTGAATCTGTC GATTCTGTACAAACTGGATTCACAAATTCTTCTGAATCAGTTCAAGTTGAGGAGTATGCGAATAGTACGGAGGAAACAGAATCAGAATCAATTCGAGAGAAGCCTGTGAGAACTAGGCATAAATCaatgtaa
- the LOC126850031 gene encoding CBY1-interacting BAR domain-containing protein 1-A isoform X2 has protein sequence MLRTRSQSSVYEQEAKFVQDRITGVEKHFAELCTIFAAFARKTARLRDKSDELAKKIQTYADSEIINRSLSAGLANFSATLSVIGDYRDAEVQRLDAKIIAPLSQYATICKHARDDVKSTFAARDRELTRRRHLDKVRERNPRNHQMISQAKSELMKASVEVSRVVKGLEEQIDSFERRKLHDLKSILLDFVTIELSFHTKALELLTKAYQDIASIDEIKDLEEFRETMRVPDSVARLDTVNRTSFRQAYSLTNLANRFASSPMASQKSSNREAESVVSAKFEHVAPYTVLSLDLNIKTLQDSVQTGFTNSSESVQVEEYANSTEETESESIREKPVRTRHKSM, from the exons atgcttcgaACACGGTCCCAGAGCAGCGTGTA TGAACAGGAAGCGAAATTTGTGCAAGATCGCATAACGGGCGTGGAAAAACACTTTGCCGAGTTATGCACAATATTTGCGGCATTCGCTAGAAAAACGGCCAG gtTGCGCGATAAAAGTGATGAACTggctaaaaaaattcaaacttaCGCCGATTCGGAAATTATAAATCGATCTCTTAGCGCCGGACTCGCAAATTTTTCAGCCACATTATCGGTTATCGGCGATTATAG agatGCAGAAGTACAAAGATTAGATGCCAAGATAATTGCACCTCTCTCGCAGTACGCGACAATTTGCAAACATGCTCGTGATGACGTTAAAAGTACCTTTGCAGCACGTGATAGAGAACTCACCAGACGAAGACATTTGGACAAAGTCCGAGAAAGAAATCCCAGGAATCACCAAATGATA tCGCAAGCCAAATCGGAGCTGATGAAAGCATCTGTTGAAGTATCCCGAGTAGTAAAAGGATTGGAAGAGCAAATCGATTCGTTCGAACGACGAAAATTACATGATTTGAAATCCATACTTTTAGACTTTGTCACCATCGAATTGAGCTTTCATACAAAGGCCCTCGAGCTTTTAACTAAAGCTTATCAAGACATCGCGTCTATAGATGAGATAAAAGATCTTGAG GAATTTAGAGAGACAATGCGCGTCCCCGATTCCGTTGCAAGATTAGACACAGTGAATAGAACTTCATTTCGACAGGCTTATTCATTAACGAATTTAGCCAACCGATTCGCATCCTCTCCCATGGCATCGCAGAAATCAAGTAATCGAGAAGCTGAATCTGTCGTAAGTGCAAAATTCGAACACGTTGCTCCTTATACTGTTCTATCATTagatcttaatataaaaacattacagGATTCTGTACAAACTGGATTCACAAATTCTTCTGAATCAGTTCAAGTTGAGGAGTATGCGAATAGTACGGAGGAAACAGAATCAGAATCAATTCGAGAGAAGCCTGTGAGAACTAGGCATAAATCaatgtaa
- the LOC126850031 gene encoding CBY1-interacting BAR domain-containing protein 1-A isoform X1, whose translation MLRTRSQSSVYEQEAKFVQDRITGVEKHFAELCTIFAAFARKTARLRDKSDELAKKIQTYADSEIINRSLSAGLANFSATLSVIGDYRDAEVQRLDAKIIAPLSQYATICKHARDDVKSTFAARDRELTRRRHLDKVRERNPRNHQMISQAKSELMKASVEVSRVVKGLEEQIDSFERRKLHDLKSILLDFVTIELSFHTKALELLTKAYQDIASIDEIKDLEDFQIARGEMNGEFRETMRVPDSVARLDTVNRTSFRQAYSLTNLANRFASSPMASQKSSNREAESVVSAKFEHVAPYTVLSLDLNIKTLQDSVQTGFTNSSESVQVEEYANSTEETESESIREKPVRTRHKSM comes from the exons atgcttcgaACACGGTCCCAGAGCAGCGTGTA TGAACAGGAAGCGAAATTTGTGCAAGATCGCATAACGGGCGTGGAAAAACACTTTGCCGAGTTATGCACAATATTTGCGGCATTCGCTAGAAAAACGGCCAG gtTGCGCGATAAAAGTGATGAACTggctaaaaaaattcaaacttaCGCCGATTCGGAAATTATAAATCGATCTCTTAGCGCCGGACTCGCAAATTTTTCAGCCACATTATCGGTTATCGGCGATTATAG agatGCAGAAGTACAAAGATTAGATGCCAAGATAATTGCACCTCTCTCGCAGTACGCGACAATTTGCAAACATGCTCGTGATGACGTTAAAAGTACCTTTGCAGCACGTGATAGAGAACTCACCAGACGAAGACATTTGGACAAAGTCCGAGAAAGAAATCCCAGGAATCACCAAATGATA tCGCAAGCCAAATCGGAGCTGATGAAAGCATCTGTTGAAGTATCCCGAGTAGTAAAAGGATTGGAAGAGCAAATCGATTCGTTCGAACGACGAAAATTACATGATTTGAAATCCATACTTTTAGACTTTGTCACCATCGAATTGAGCTTTCATACAAAGGCCCTCGAGCTTTTAACTAAAGCTTATCAAGACATCGCGTCTATAGATGAGATAAAAGATCTTGAG GACTTTCAAATCGCGAGAGGAGAAATGAATGGG GAATTTAGAGAGACAATGCGCGTCCCCGATTCCGTTGCAAGATTAGACACAGTGAATAGAACTTCATTTCGACAGGCTTATTCATTAACGAATTTAGCCAACCGATTCGCATCCTCTCCCATGGCATCGCAGAAATCAAGTAATCGAGAAGCTGAATCTGTCGTAAGTGCAAAATTCGAACACGTTGCTCCTTATACTGTTCTATCATTagatcttaatataaaaacattacagGATTCTGTACAAACTGGATTCACAAATTCTTCTGAATCAGTTCAAGTTGAGGAGTATGCGAATAGTACGGAGGAAACAGAATCAGAATCAATTCGAGAGAAGCCTGTGAGAACTAGGCATAAATCaatgtaa